In Phycisphaerae bacterium, the DNA window GCTGCTGCCTGATCCAGAAACCGTAGCGGCACGGCACGCCGCGCTCCAGCAGGTTAATGTCGAGCGGATCGTCGCGGACTTCGATGCGGCGCTGGCCGCAACTGATCTCAATGGGCCGGCTTTCGACGGATACCGGGCGTTCCTGCGAAATCTGCTCCGGCCCAAACGCGTTCCCCAAATAGAGGACCTGCTGCAAGTGCCGGCGCTGGCCGACACGGTTCTGCCGACAGCCACGGTGCAAGGAGAAAGTCCTGCGCGCTGGGAGTCCATCGCCGTACTCTTGACTGATGCCCCACTGGCGGAACGCTCCAGGCGCGACATCGCCATCTCCGAGATTCGCCGAGCCACTGCGGATCTTGTCGGTGCTGAGCTGACCGGCATTACCGTCCTCGGACATAACGCCGAGCGCGCCATTCGCCACGACCTGTTTGCTTTACTCACCATGGCAGCAGCGGCGGTGATCGCCTGGCTGCTCGTATATTTTCGCAGCGTCACTGCGATGCTCTTAACCCTCTTGCCGGTGGCCGTCGGCATGAGCTTCATGCTGGCATGCATGAGACTCGAGGGCATAAAGCTCAACATGGTCAACCTGATTGCGCTGCCGTTGCTCGTCGGGACCGGCGTCGATGATGGCATCTTTCTCGTTTCCATCGCCCGGCATTCGCGTCGACAACGCGAGTTACACTCGGCAAGTGTGCGAAACCTCGCGTCCGGGTGCCGAGCAGTGATCATGACGAGCCTGACAACCGTTCTCACCTTCGGCACGCTTGTGTTCACGAGCACGCCGGCCATTAGATCGCTGGGCACGATGATGGCCCTGGGGGTGACGATTGCCGTTCTTGGCGCCGTCGGCGTGTTGGCGCCGCTGCTGACAGTCCACGGGGATTCTGCAACGCAGCGCACGGGCAGACTTGCGAATAGCAACGATCTCATTAGCGAATGAAGAAATGTCAATTATGGAGTTCTGAATCCAGCTTTCGTAGTTCTTCTGGATGAGCTCTGTGCTGGTGCGGTGCTCTTCGCCACGACATTCTGCGCTTCTGCGCGTCAGTACGCGCCATTGTTTCCCGCGATCGACCAAGGCTCGAGCTTAGCCGTGTTTGACTTCCCCTTCGCTGGCTCTGCTGGAGTTACCGCAATGGCCACGGATACCATGACGCCGCGATGAATCCCACGACCCGAATGCTGTGCTAATATGACCATCGACTCCGCGATCTCGTCCGATCGACAAGTGACATCGGGCACGCAACTCGTCGAGGCCTCCCTTCCTCCGCCGCCCGCGGCCGGCTCACTTCCAATCGCGCCGGAGTGGTCAGAACTCGCGCACGAAATTCCAGAATAAAGGCGTGATCCGCACCGCGGAACTCCGCTCTGCCGCAAGGTCGGGTTGCGAGGTGACGGCGATGAGGCTACGCAATTCCCCGGTTTGGCAACCGCAGAAGACGCGCATTGATCGCAACGATGACCGTGGACAACGACATGACGACCGCCCCGACTGCCGGCGGCAGAATGATGCCGATCGGCGCAAGAACACCGGCCGCAAGTGGTATCGTGACCGCGTTGTAGCCCGTTGCCCACCAGAGGTTCTGGACCATCTTGGCGTAGGTCTTCTTCGCCAGCCGTACAATCGAGGCTACGTCACGCGGGTCTGAGCGGACGAGCACGATATCGGCCGACTCGATCGCCACGTCCGTCCCAGCGCCGATCGCAATGCCCACATCGGCCTGGGTCAGCGCGGGAGCGTCGTTCACGCCGTCACCGACCATGGCGACGGTAAGGCCGCGGCTCTGGACCTCCTTCACCTTTTCTGACTTTTGCTCCGGCAGCACTTCGGCGAAGTAGTCGTCCAGACCGAGTTCACCCGCAACCCACCTGGCAACCGGCTCCGCATCGCCGGTGAGCATCATGATCTGAACGCCCATTTCCTCCTTGAGGTTGCGCAGTGCCTCACGCGACTCCTCACGAATAATGTCTGCCAGAGCAATTGCACCGATGGGCTGACCATCAGCCAGGACGTAGACAACGGTCTTACCCTCGTCGGACAGCTCGCGTAAGCGCCCGTTGTCGACGTCGATGCCGTTCTCCTGGAGGTAGCCGGGGCTGACGGCCTTGACGTTGGAACCGGAGACGCTGGCTTGGGCACCCTTTCCCGGAATCGCTTTGAACTCCTTGGGGACCTCGAACCTGACCTCGCGTTTCTTCGCTGCCTCGACGATCCCCTGTGCGATCGGATGTTCCGATTGGCTCTCCACGCTGGCCGCGAGCTTCAGCACTTCGTTTTCATTCCTGTTGCCCAGCGCGATGACGTCACTCACGCCGAAGCGGCCCTCGGTAAGCGTCCCGGTCTTGTCAAAGATGATCGCATCGAGGTTTCGCGCTCGCTCGAACGCGGATCGATTTCGGACCAGCAGGCCGTTCTTGGCCGAGATTGCGGTCGAGACGGCTACGACCAGGGGGATCGCCAGTCCCAGCGCGTGCGGGCAGGTGATCACCATCACCGTTACGGTCCGCTCGAGCGAAAAGTCAAATTGCCGGCCGATGACAAGCCACCATACCAAGAGTGTGACAGTACCCGCCGAAATCGCGACGATCGTGAGCCAGAGGGCGGCCCGGTCGGCCAGGTTCTGCGTCTTCGACCGCGATTTCTGGGCCCTGCGGACCATGTCGATGACCTGGGAGAGATACGTCTCACCGCCGGTCTTCTGAACCTCCACGGTAATCGCGGAGTCACCGTTGATCGAGCCGCCAACGACGTCATCGCCTTCGCCCTTTTCCACCGGCTTGCTCTCACCAGTGATCATGGCCTCGTTGACCATCGTACGGCCCTCGACGATCTGGCCGTCGATGGGAATCTTCTCGCCGGGCTTGACCAGCACGCGGTCGCCGGCGCTCAACTCGTCGACCGATACATCCTCGGTGCTGCCGTCGTTCTCGACGCGGTGGGCATCGGCCGGCATCAGTTCAACGAGCTTCTGGAGCGCGTTCGACGCGCCCATGACCGAACGCATCTCGATCCAGTGACCGAGCAGCATGATGTCGATAAGCGTCGCCAGCTCCCAGAAGAATACGCGCCCCGCCAGTCCGAACACGACCACGCTGCTGTAGCCGTAGGCAACCGCAATCGCCAGCGCAATCAGCGTCATCATGCCGGGCTGCTTCTGTCGCAGCTCCTCAACGAGCCCCTTCAGGAACGGCCATCCGCCATAGAAGAATATGATTGAAGCGAAAAGCCACTGGACCCAGCTGTCGAAGGGAAAATCCCAGGATTCCGCAACTCGCAGGAAACCCTGGATCATCGGCGAAAGCAGCAACACAGGAAGCGTTAGGATCAACGAGATCCAGAATCGCCGCTTGAAGTCCGCGACCATGTGGGCGTGATGCGAGCGGTGTTCCCCGCCGCCATGGTGCTTGCCTTGCGTGCCGCCATTCTTATGGGCACCTTTGGTGTGCTCCGCATGCTCGGCATGACAATCTTGCGGCTCCCAGGAATTTCTATTGCCTGTCATGTTTCTGTGCGCTCCGTCTCGCCCAGTATCCGTCACGCCTCGCAGGCAGCATTTATGATCGCCAGGAGCGTGCGTTCAACGTCTTCGGCCACAGGTTTAAGATCTTCGGCCGCATCGTACATCTCCAACAGCTTCGTTGGCTTGACGGTCGCGACGGTCACGCTTCCGGCCTTCCGGTACACGGAGATGCGACACGGCAGTGACGTCGAAACGGCGAGATCCCTTTCGAGAAGCTGCTTGGCTTGTTGCGGGTTGCAGACCTCCAGAATCACACACTCGTGCTCAAATGGCACGCCCTTGTCCGCCATCTTCGCCTTCATGTCGATCTGACCGAGCACACCGAAGCGGTGTTCCTCGACGGACTGCTGGAGACGTGCAACTGTGTCTTGAACCGACCGCGCTGATTCTCGAATATACAGCATGATCTCTCGCCTTTCTGGATCCGACCGAGGCAGTGTGCTTTCTGCCGCTTCCATTGTCTTGATCACTGAAAATCGCACAGACAACCGTGCCCTGCATGGACCTCGTTACCAGGCATAGTGATTGATGCCGTAGATCATCGCGCCGCCGAAAAAGCCCGCGGTGAGTACCGCCGCCGCACCGACGAAGAGCATTATGCGATAGGCCTTGCGTCTTGCGGCTGTGGCGTCGCGATACGCCCGCTCGCCGACAATCAGTGTGCTCAGGGCCCAGAGAGCGGTACCCGTTCCGAGCCAGCGGTGGGTAGTCATGATCCAACTTTCGTCCGCAAGGTGGAAACCGCCGAAAAACCAGCCGAGTGTGCCTGCCAAGATCGCCGTCAGCCCACCAAACCAAAGGCAAAAGCGCCCGGCGCTGACGAACAGCTGACGCTTCGTGGCCATCCATAGCCCCTCGGCTACGGCTGCTCCCACAAGCATCGCGATTGGAAAGTTGACCGCCGGCGGGTGGAACCTGCCAAGCCAGGCCAAGGCCGCCATCACACCCGTGGCACGGTCGTCGTGGTCGTGTTCATGATCCGCATCGAATCCGTTCAATTGAGACTCGTCGGCATCACCGTCAGACTGCTCTGTTCGGGCGCCAGGCGCACCCTGTACGGCGCGCTCTCCATGCGCATGCGTCTCATGCGCGCCTTCGTCCACGCGGCTGTTGTTCTCTTCGTGCTCAGCTCCATCAGAAGCGGGTGTACCCGTCGACGATGCGGATTCTGCATTCGCATCAACTCGTTCCTCCTCATGATCCCGAGCCGGCGAGGCGTCCTCACGCCGGTAACTCCCGGGATCCGAGCTTGACTGCCGACCGTTGTCATTCTGAGCGAAAACCGCCAACCGCGCCGCATAACGCTCCGGATTCGCGTTGAATTTCTGCAAGCAACGTTCGCAGCAGAACGCAATGGTCTGCCCCCGGTAGGTTGTTGTTATGCTCGGATCGACCTTCTCGTCCATCATTACGGGGCAGAACTGGTTGACCGGCGCTTGGACCACTGCAGGCGCAGGAGATTTCGACCCCCCTTGCTCCTGCCCGGTCGCGTTTGCTGCAGCCGCACACACCAAGAGTACGAATAGAAACACACGGCGCTCGTAGTCCCCTGCCATCGAAGCCTCCCAAGAGATAGCCGCGCGAAAGACACGACGTCGCGAGTGCTAAGGTAACTGGCTTACGCCGGCTTGAACGGCTGCTAACTGCGGCTTCAGGCCAGCCTGGCTCGAACCAGACAGCCTCATGCGAAGCCCACCTCGACCGACGCGAGGCGACCTATTCATTCTTCAGTGCATTCATGAGCT includes these proteins:
- the cadA gene encoding cadmium-translocating P-type ATPase — encoded protein: MVADFKRRFWISLILTLPVLLLSPMIQGFLRVAESWDFPFDSWVQWLFASIIFFYGGWPFLKGLVEELRQKQPGMMTLIALAIAVAYGYSSVVVFGLAGRVFFWELATLIDIMLLGHWIEMRSVMGASNALQKLVELMPADAHRVENDGSTEDVSVDELSAGDRVLVKPGEKIPIDGQIVEGRTMVNEAMITGESKPVEKGEGDDVVGGSINGDSAITVEVQKTGGETYLSQVIDMVRRAQKSRSKTQNLADRAALWLTIVAISAGTVTLLVWWLVIGRQFDFSLERTVTVMVITCPHALGLAIPLVVAVSTAISAKNGLLVRNRSAFERARNLDAIIFDKTGTLTEGRFGVSDVIALGNRNENEVLKLAASVESQSEHPIAQGIVEAAKKREVRFEVPKEFKAIPGKGAQASVSGSNVKAVSPGYLQENGIDVDNGRLRELSDEGKTVVYVLADGQPIGAIALADIIREESREALRNLKEEMGVQIMMLTGDAEPVARWVAGELGLDDYFAEVLPEQKSEKVKEVQSRGLTVAMVGDGVNDAPALTQADVGIAIGAGTDVAIESADIVLVRSDPRDVASIVRLAKKTYAKMVQNLWWATGYNAVTIPLAAGVLAPIGIILPPAVGAVVMSLSTVIVAINARLLRLPNRGIA
- a CDS encoding DUF302 domain-containing protein — translated: MLYIRESARSVQDTVARLQQSVEEHRFGVLGQIDMKAKMADKGVPFEHECVILEVCNPQQAKQLLERDLAVSTSLPCRISVYRKAGSVTVATVKPTKLLEMYDAAEDLKPVAEDVERTLLAIINAACEA
- a CDS encoding YHS domain-containing protein; this encodes MMDEKVDPSITTTYRGQTIAFCCERCLQKFNANPERYAARLAVFAQNDNGRQSSSDPGSYRREDASPARDHEEERVDANAESASSTGTPASDGAEHEENNSRVDEGAHETHAHGERAVQGAPGARTEQSDGDADESQLNGFDADHEHDHDDRATGVMAALAWLGRFHPPAVNFPIAMLVGAAVAEGLWMATKRQLFVSAGRFCLWFGGLTAILAGTLGWFFGGFHLADESWIMTTHRWLGTGTALWALSTLIVGERAYRDATAARRKAYRIMLFVGAAAVLTAGFFGGAMIYGINHYAW